A genomic region of Notamacropus eugenii isolate mMacEug1 chromosome 3, mMacEug1.pri_v2, whole genome shotgun sequence contains the following coding sequences:
- the IL6 gene encoding interleukin-6: MNPLLQRSLRPLALSLMFLMATAALPIPDSLGDGSPGNDVPRKSSSNSDLEFAKNLHTTAYDLKTQMCLTQSMCDDSNEALAENNLNLPNITERDGCLAAGFDEETCLIRIIGGLQEFDTYLQYMEKEMKDNKFRFLKLGTAQLAHNLKLLIKKADAVPTPNPTASKNLLSELQSLKTWSKNVGLRLILWHYTRFMEGTIRVVRYLHTRSTVA; encoded by the exons ATGAACCCTCTGCTCCAGA GATCTCTTAGGCCACTTGCCCTCTCCCTGATGTTCCTCATGGCCACGGCTGCTCTCCCCATCCCAGACTCCTTGGGGGACGGATCTCCAGGGAATGATGTCCCAAGGAAATCATCCAGCAATTCTGATCTTGAATTTGCAAAGAATCTCCACACTACGGCTTATGACCTAAAAACACAG ATGTGTCTGACCCAGAGCATGTGTGATGATAGCAATGAGGCACTGGCCGAAAACAATCTGAACCTTCCCAACAtcacagagagagatggatgcTTGGCTGCTGGATTCGATGAG gAGACATGTTTGATAAGGATCATTGGTGGACTTCAGGAGTTTGACACATATCTTCAGTacatggaaaaagagatgaaggATAACAAGTTCCGATTCCTAAAACTGGGTACAGCTCAGCTAGCCCACAATCTGAAGCTCTTG ATAAAAAAGGCAGATGCAGTACCCACCCCCAACCCAACTGCCTCCAAGAACCTGCTTTCTGAACTGCAATCCCTGAAAACCTGGTCCAAGAACGTGGGTCTCCGTCTTATCCTGTGGCACTACACCCGCTTCATGGAGGGGACCATCCGGGTTGTTCGGTATTTGCACACTAGGAGTACTGTGGCCTGA